The stretch of DNA CGTAACGGTCCTCGAGGTAGTCGGGGCTGAAGCCGGGGCGCTGGAGGTTGTCCCAGTCCACCCTCAGCTCCGTGCGGGCATTGCGGTCCATGCCGGGGCGCAGGCGCCAGAAGTGGCCGTGCTCCCAGGGGGAGTTCATGGAGACGCCCCAGGTGCGGAAGGCGCGCCAGTTGTCGGTGGTGTACATGGCGATCACTTCGTGGCGGTCGTCGAAGATGCGCGAGCCGATCTCGTGCGGATAGTCCCAGCGGCGCCAGCCTTCGCGGGCGCGGGCCTGCTTGGCCTCCCAGCGCAGGTTGGTCTTCTCGGCCTCGGAGAGCTTGTAGGCCCTGTCGCCGAGGAACTGCGCGCACCATTCGGCGAAGCAGAACTCCCAGGGGACGGCGGCGGAGCCGAACTCGCGTTTGCCCTTGAACCAGCCGCGATACATGGCGAAGTCCCAGGTGAAGGGTGCGCCGTACTCGCAGGTGAAGACCGGCTTGACGCCTTCCGTGGCCCAGTGCTCGAACCAGTCGGACATCTCCTGGATGGGCACGAAGTTGGGATAGAAATTGCTCGTGTGCATCGAGCTGAGGTTGCCGGAGGAGTGGTGGTAGATGATGCGGCTGGGGTCGAGCTTGTTGACGATGGCCTCGGCGCGGAGGGCGAGCTTGACGTTGTTGAGCGACCACGGGTCGCGGTCGGCGAACTTCCCGTCTATCAGGTCGGGGTTCATGTCCTCGGCGTAGCCCGTGGCGTTGTGGCTCATCGAGTAGAAGACCACGGAGGGGTGGTTGCCCGCGGCGCGGGTGTAGAAGGCGGCGTGGCGGGCATAGCCGTTGGCCTTGTCCGCGTCGTCCATCTTCCAGTCGTAGTGGCCGAAGTGGGGCTGGGAGAGGGAGACGAGCATCCCCACGTCGTCGGCGGCGCGGAGGATTTCCTCGAAGCCGAGGTGGGAGCCGGGTTCGCAGCCGTAGTTGTGGGTGTAGACGCAGTTGATGCCGAAGCTCTTGAGGCGAAGCAGGCTCTCCTTCGCCCCCTCATAGCTCGCCCAGGCCGCGCCCACCTGGGCGTTATCGAAGGGGACGGCGGAGAGCCAGATGCGGCTGCCATTCAGATAGAAGTCCCGCCCGTCAATCCCGAACTCGCGGAAGCCGAAACGCACGGGGAACGCGGCATCCAGCGCCTTGCCATCGCCATCGAGCAGAGACACGCGAGCGGCGTGAACATTCTGCGGTGTATGCGTGTCCCACAACTTCTCAGGCTTCCATTTGCCCGTGAAGGCGATACGGCCGTCCTTCACCTCGGCCCCCTTGAAGGGCTGGCTCGTGAACTCGACTTCGCTCGTAGTGCGGCCTTCAGGCCGTATCCTGGGCTCCGACGGGCTGAGGCCCGCACTACAAGCCGCGCGCAAGACGTAGGTCCTTGCCGGGTCAAGGCCATCGAGCGTCGCCTGGAACGTCACTTCGCCGTTGCGCACCGAGGTCGTCACCCGCACGTCGCCGATTCGCGCCCCCTCCGGCGTGCTGACGAGGAAGACATCTCCGCACAGGCCGCGCCTTGCGACGAAGCCCTTCGCCTGGCGAGCCGCGTTCGTGTCGTTGTAAGACAGCATCACGCCCTTGAGCGGCAGCGCCGTGACCAGAAGCGACAGCACGTGCCTGCCCTCCGGGCGGAGGGCCGCCGTGAGGTCCACCTCGCCTGCCGGGAACCGTATGTCGCCCGCCTTCTTGCCGTCCACGAAGACCGAGGCGAGCGAGTTCACGTAATCGGCGGCGAGCGCGATGCGCCGCCCGCTCCACTCCTTCGGAACCGTGATCTCCCGCTGATACCAGGCCGCCGTCACGCCGCTCAGCTTGTCGTTCTGCCAGCTTGGGTGGGGGAACACCGTCTGGCAGTCCTTCTGCATGTAGTCGGTGATGCCGGGCCAGGAGCCGGGCACCTTGAAGAGGCCCCAGCTGCCGGCCGCAGGCTGCGTGGCATCGGGCGCGGCCGGCTGCCAGCGCCACAGGCCGTTGATGCACACCCGCTCGCGCGTCGGCGTCGTCTCGCGGTACGCTTTCGCCAGGTCCCAGACGGGTCTCGGGGCATTCTCGGCGGCCCCAAGCCAGGTTGCGGCAACGAGCAGCGAAGCCACGGTAAACAACGAGGGCAGATGCATGGGGCTCTCCTCCAGTGGGCTTGAGGCCGCGCGCCTCTACCATCGCCGAATCGGGGCGGGAGATCAAGCCCTGGTTCGGTCGCACGGCAATTGCCGTTGACAGGCGGCCCAGGCAGTGATACGCTATGTGTAAAGGCTACACACTCAGGAGCAAGGCCATGGCAACGAATCTGGCGATTGACGATGCGCTGCTCGACAAGGCGAAGCGCGTGGGCGGCTTCCGCACCAAGAAAGAGACCGTCACCACGGCCCTCGAAGAACTGATCGAGCGCCGCGAGCAGCGCAAGATCATCAAGCACCTCGGCACGTTCGAGTTCCGAAGCGATTGGGACTACAAGCAGGACCGCCGCGGCCGTGAACATCGTCATTGACACCTGCGTCTGGTCGCTTGTGCTCCGTCGTCCGCGACCCGATGCGGCGAATGAGTGGGTTCGGGCCTTCCACGCGCATGTGACCCGGGGCGACGAGATTCACCTCATCGGGCCAATCCTCGAGGAACTTCTGGAGGGGTTGCGGCTGGCGCGCGATTTCGACCGCCTGGTCGAGGCCCTGCGGTCGTTCCCACTCGTCCCGTTGGGGCGCGACACCTATGTGGCCGCAGCGCGCCTCCGCAACGCGTGCCAGCGCCGGGGCGTCCAGGCCGGCCACACTGACGCCCTGATCGCTGCCGCCTGCATCGAGCAGGGTCTGCCGCTCCTGACCTCGGACACCGACTTCGCCCGCATCGCCGAGCACTGCGAACTCATCCTCCTGCCGCCCCTTCCTGCCTGAGACCGCCTCCGCGCGATAGGCCGACCGTGAGGGACCAGAGCGACCCAAGGGACGAAGGAGACATGCTGCACCTTCGCGTCCCTTGGGTCCCTTTTGTCCCCTGGGTCCCATCTGGCATTTGACAGGGCAGACGCCGCCCACTATGATCCCCTGCGGTGTGGGAGAGCAATCCTGCGTCGTGGCCGGAAAGGAGCCGTCCGTGATTCGCTGCGCGCTGATCAGTGGCAAGGGCATGGGCATTCTGCACGGGAAGAACTTCCACGGCCTGCCCGACTCCAAGGTGGTGGCCGTGTGCGACATGGACCCGAAGCTGCTGGAGACGGCGAAGGCGGAGTTCAAGGCGCCCGGCTTCGCGTCCATCGAGGAACTGTTGGCGGGCGCCGAGTTCGAGCTGGCATTGCTCATCACGAACGAGACGCGGCGCATCCCGCCGCTGCGCCAACTGCTCGCCGCCGGCAAGCACGTGTTCACCGAGAAGCCCCTGTGCGGCATGGAAGGCCAGTACCGCGTGCGCGAGCATGACGCCTGCATCGCCGCCGCCGCCATCAAGGAGTGGAAGGCGTCGAAACTCCAGTTCGGCATCAACTACAACTACCGCTTCTTCCGCCACTTCCAGCGCCTGCACAACGAGGCGGTCGAGGGCAGGTTCGGCACGCTGCGCCTCGTGCGCGCCCGCGCCCACTTCAACTGCTGGTCGCACGTGATTGACCAGATTCTCTGGACGATGGGCCGCCCCGAGTGGGTGAGCGTGTCGGGCAACCCCAGCGAGCCGGGGGGCTGGACGCGGTTCATTCGCATGCAGTGGGCCAACGGCGTTATCGGCGAACTCGACGGCTCGAACCTCTGGGGCTACGACGACCATCCGCTGCGCATCCAGATCTGCGGCGACACGGCTTACGGCGAGGCCCGCGGCCTGGACGGCTGGTATCGCCGCTGCAAGGGCAGTTCGTGGCCGACCGCGGTCGAAGAGACCTGGGAGGTCGAGCCCGGCGTGCAGGAGTACAAGGAATCGTTCGGCCGCATGGCCGCCGCCGTCATCGAGGCGATGAAGGCGGGCCAGCCCTTCCCCGCCGATGGCGACGCCGCGTGGAACGAGTTGCTCTTCGAGGCGGCCGTCCACCGCTCCGCCCTGCACGACGGCGCCCGCGTGCGCCTGGCCGACGTTGAAAAGGCCTGCATGGCCGAAGGCTGCTGAGAAATGCCCTGGGGGGAGCTTCTTGCAAGAAGCTCCCCCCAGCCCCCCAAGAACTCCTGATCTACTTCAGGGCAGACTTGACCACCACTGCCGTGCGCCCGCTGACGGTGAGGCGGAAGAGGCGCGCGTCGGTGGCGCCCAGAGGCGTGCGCGCGAGCGGCTCAGGATGGTGCGAACGGGTCTGTTCGAGCATGTCGCGGAGGAAGGCGTCGTCCCACTCGCCCGCGTCGTCAATCTCTTTTGCGCCGCCGCCTGGGGTGTACTGCACGCTGAGCAGACGGGCCGCACGGGCGCCCGCTGACTCGTTCGCATAGTACTCGCCGTTGCCATGCGCGCCGAGGGCGAGGAACTGCGTTTCCTTGCCGTCGCCCTTGAGGACGATGGCGGGCAGCGTCGCGGGCTCGCCTGTGAAGCAGCACCCGAGGAACGCGAGCCTGCCGCGGAAGCCCTCGACTTCAATGCCGGGCGCCACCTTCTTGCGGTTGTGCGCCACCACGGCGTTGTGCAGCGTGAACGTGCCGGCGTCGGTGCAGCGCATGAACCGCGGCTCGTTGCCCGACTCGTACCACATATCGCGCACAAGCAGCCAGCCGTGCTTCGAGACGTCGTAGCTGAGGCCGTTGTTGCTCGATGCGCCGCTGAAGATGAGCACCTTGCCGCCCTCGACGGGCGGCTGGCCGGTGCCGACGACCTTGACGCCGACCCCCTTGTTCGAGCCGTGGCCGAAGTCGCGCGCCACCACGTTCGTGCGGCCCAGGCCTTCGACGAGCAGGCCCACCTCGCTGCTCGATGCGAGCACCTGCTCGAGGAACACGCGGCCCCCCTGCTGGTCGCAGCCGGCGACGACGAGGCCGTCGGCCTCCTTGCCGCCGCTGATGCTCAACTCGCGCAGCGTGGCCCGCGACGGCCCCTGGAGCCGGACGACCGGCCCCTCGCCCTTGCCCGCCCACTCGAGGCGGGTGGCCGTGAGCACGCCATCGCCCACGAGCTGCACGTCGCAGCGCGCGGGGACGGTGAGCGTGGCCTCGATGCGGTACTTGCCCGCGGGCAGGTGGACGATGGGCCGCTGGCCGAGGAGGCGAGCGGCCTCGTCAATCGCTCTCTGGATCGCCGCGGCGTCGGCGCCCGCGGCGACCTCGATGACGGGTCGCGCCTTGCGCGACAGCGGCTCGGGAAGGTCGAGGAACCCCGGGGGCACCTTCTCACGCCGCGTCACGCGGTCGTCCAGCGCTCGGAAGCGCGCTCCATGCCGCACAGCGTCGTTATGCAGGAACGTGTTCCCCACCGAGGCGGCATGGGTGTGTTCGGCGAGCTTCACGGCCGGCCCCGCGTCGAGGAGAAACACGTTGTCCAGGAGCAGCACGGGGCCGCGGTTGCCGATCGTGATCGGCGAATCGGTGGTGTTGCCCTGGAAGGTGATCTGGGCGCCCGCGCCCTGCGGCCCGGCGACGAAGAACGCCTTGGACCCGACTGAGGTGTTGTTGCGGACGCTGAAGTACTGGGTGTTGCCGATGGACATGTCGGCCTCGGCGGAACGCAGGAAGACGCTGTCGTAGACGTGGAAGTGGCCCGCCCCGTAGCGGTTGGTGACACCCACGGCGCAATCGCTGAACTCGCAGTTCCAGATCCACCAGTCCAGCGAATTGAAGTTCTGGATGCTGATGCCCGCCTTCGAGCAGCGGAGGAACTTGCAGCGGTAGACGGCCGTCTCGGCGATGCCGTTCTTCATCCCCGCCTCGATGCCGAAGGCCACGTCGCGGAAGGCCAGGTCGGACAGCTCGTTGAAGGTGGTGAACGCCTCGCCGTGGCGGAGGGCGGTGAGGGCCCTGCCCGCGCCGTCGAAGGTCAGGCGCCCGATGCGGGCATACCAGGGATTGGCGAGGAACATCACGCCGGCGGGCGCACCGTCCCAGCGGATGGTCGTGGTGCGCGGGTCCTCGCCCAGGATGCTGATGCCGGTGGACTCGTGGTGTTTGGCCCGGAGCAGTTCGAGGGTGCGGGTGATGCGGTAGGTGCCGGCGGGCAGCCAGAGCACCTTGCGGGTGGCGTCCTCTTTGCGCAGGTCGTCGAGGGCTTTCTGAAGCGCGGCCGTGTCGTCGGCCTGGCCGTCGCCCACGGCGCCGTAATCGCGCCTGGCATCGGCCCAACTGGGGAAGGGGCCGGCGAATTCCTCATCGGTCGCGGCGAGTTGAACGGGCATGCACGATGAGGCGGCCAAAGCCAGACCAAGGCACGACAGGGCGGCGCGGACCACTTGCGGGCTCCTCGGCGAGATGAGGCGGCTTGCCACGACCCCGAGCAACCGGTAGACTCAGGGATGGGCCGTCTGAAGCATGGCACAAAGAAAGAGAGGAATCAACCCTGAAACCCAACCTCGTTCGTTCGTGGGGCCTTCTGTGGGCGGTGCTCGCCGGACTTCGGCTGGCGGGGGCCGAGCCGGCCGACTTGGAGGCGCTGCTGAAGGGCGTGACGGAAATCGTCGCGCCCGGCGCGGCCGTGGGCCCCGTGGCCGTGTTCGGCGACAAGGCATTTCCCGTGATGACAGGGCGGAACGGCAAGGCCCGCCTGCCTGTGCTCGCCGCGGCACGCTGGGGCAAGGGGCGGGTGGTGCTGGCCGGCCACGAGGGCCTCTACGGCACCACGCAGCGGCCCGACCAGCGCCAGCTCATCGTGAACACCGCCACGTGGCTGGCCGGCGACCGCCCGAAGCCGATCCGCGTGCTGGTGGTGGACCACCGCCAGGTCGCGCCCGTGCTCAAGGAGGCGGGCTTCGAGGTCTCGGTCCTCGGCGTGGGGCAACTCGCCGACAGCCTGCCGAAGGCCGACGTGTTGTTCGTCAGCGGCAACCAGTTCACGGCGCCCGACCGCGGGCCGTTGCGCGACGCGGTGGCGGCCTTCATCGAGGGCGGCGGCGGCTACTTCGACGGCATCCCCGGCTGGGGCTGGCAGCAGCTCAACCCGCGCCTGTCGCTGCCCAACGACCACGGCGGCAACCGCCTGACGGCGCAGATGGGCCTCGTCATCGCCGATGGCATCGTGGGCAACACGGGCAAGGAGGGCTTCCTGGCCGACCGGAGCGGGCTCGACCTCACCCACGCCGGCCGCGCCCTGGCCGCCCTCGAGCGCCAGGCGAACGACGGCCCCAAGCTGTCGAAGGACGACCTTGCGCAGGTGGGCGCTACGCTCACCAGCGCGTGCGCCGCCGTGCCGGACGGCGACACGCTGCTCCTGCCGAAGCTCCATGCCCTCATCGCGAAGCAGGGCGAAGCCGCCGTGCCCATGCCGAAGCAGCCGCTCGGGCTCGACAACCCCATTGGGCGCATCGCCTGCGTGCTCCAGAACGCCGAGATGCGCCGTACCCCGGCCGAGAAGCTTAAGGCTCATCCCGCCGCCGCCGGCTTCCCAGGCCCCGTGCCGCCCGAGGCCAGGCGCGTCGAGAGGACCGTAACTGTGGACACCGCGGTGCCCGACTGGGCGAGCACGGGCCTCTACGCCGCGCCCGGCGAGGCCCTCGAGGTCACGCTGCCGCCCGAGGCGGCCAAGGCCGGCCTGGGCCTGCGCATCGGAGCCCACACCGACCACATCTGGGGCCACGACCGCTGGAGCCGCTTTCCCGAGATCAGCTATGCGACCGCCCTCACGGCGCCGACGACGCGGTTCGGCAATCCCTTCGGCGGCATCGTCTACATCACCGTCCCGCGCGGCTGCAAGCTCGGCCGCATCGAGGTCCGCATCAAGGGCGCCGTGGAAATGCCGTACTTCGTCCAGGGCGAGACGCCGCTGCACCTGTGGCGCACCGAGATCCGCAAGCGCCCCGCGCCCTTCGCCGAGTTGGCCACCCGTAAGATCATCCTCATCATCCCCGCCTCCGTCGTGCGTGGCCTCGACGACCCGGAGGCCCTGATGAACGTGTGGGACGCCGGCCTCGACGCCATCGCCGACCTGGCGGCGATGCCGCGCGACCGCGAACGCCCCGAGCGCATCTGCTCCGACCAGCAGATCAGCGCCGGCTACATGCACTCGGGCTATCCCATCATGACCTTCCTCGACGTGCCGCCGACCATGGTGGACCGCGACAAGCTGGTCAAGGGCGGCGCCAGCACCTGCTGGGGCTTCTGGCACGAACTCGGCCACAACCACCAGAGCGGCCACTGGACCTTCGGCGGCACGGGCGAGACCACCGTGAACCTCTTCAGCCTCTACTGCTGCGAGCGCGTGAGCAACGAGCCGGTGGCGAAGAACTCGTGGCTCAACCCGCCCCAACGCAACAAGACCGTGGCCAAGTACTTCGCCGACGGCGCGAAGTTCGAGGACTGGTGCCGCGACCCCGCCCTGTCGCTGATGTTCTACGCCCAGCTCCAGCAGGCGTTCGGCTGGGGCGCCTACCAGCGCGTGTTCGCCGGCTACCGCGCCGCGCGGTCCGGCGATCTGCCGCACAACGACGACCAGAAGCGCGACCAGTTCCTCGTGCGCTTCTCGCGCGAAGTGGGGCGCGACCTCGGCCCGTTCTTCACCGCCTGGGGCATCCCCACCAGCGAGGCCGCCCGCAAGTCGCTCGCGGGCCTGCCCGTCTGGCTGCCGCCCGACTTCAAGAGCGGCATCCCCTTCACCCTCGACCCTTGAGCAGGAGGCCCGAATGCCTCAGCCCTGGATGTGCGCGATGCTGGCGTTGGCCGCGATCGCCGCGACCGCGGGCGAGTACCCAAAGCCTAAGCCGCCCGCCGACACGGCGGGCTATGGCCAACACATTCAGCGCACGATGACGCTGCTCGCCACAAGCACGCCCGAGAAGCGCCACAAGGTGCGCATCCTCTTCTACGGCCAAAGCATCACGGTGCAGCCGTGGTGGAAGCGGGTCGAGGCCGACCTGCGCCGCCGCTTCCCCCATGCCGACCTCGAGTGCGCCAACCTCGCCATCGGCGGCTTCGCCTCGCAACTCCTCGTGCGAACCGCCGAGTACGACCTCTATCCCTTCTACCCCGATCTGCTCATCTTCCACGTCTACGGCCACCACGTGCGCTACGAGGACATCATCCGCCGCACCCGCGAGCGCACGACCGCCGAAATCCTCATCCAGACCGACCACGTGACCAAGGAGGCCGAGGACGACTGGACGAAGAAGATGAACTACACGTTCCTCCCCGCCTACGCGGCGAGATACGGTTGCCAGCTCAGCCGCATCCGCGAGTCGTGGAAGCAGTACCTCGCGGACCGCGCCCTCAAGCCCCAGCAACTCCTTCGCGACGGAGTCCACCTCAACGAGCATGGCGAGTTCCTGATGGCCGAGCTGGTCAATCAGGAGCTCGTCTACCGCCCCGACCTGCCGCAG from Planctomycetota bacterium encodes:
- a CDS encoding PIN domain-containing protein encodes the protein MNIVIDTCVWSLVLRRPRPDAANEWVRAFHAHVTRGDEIHLIGPILEELLEGLRLARDFDRLVEALRSFPLVPLGRDTYVAAARLRNACQRRGVQAGHTDALIAAACIEQGLPLLTSDTDFARIAEHCELILLPPLPA
- a CDS encoding SGNH/GDSL hydrolase family protein is translated as MPQPWMCAMLALAAIAATAGEYPKPKPPADTAGYGQHIQRTMTLLATSTPEKRHKVRILFYGQSITVQPWWKRVEADLRRRFPHADLECANLAIGGFASQLLVRTAEYDLYPFYPDLLIFHVYGHHVRYEDIIRRTRERTTAEILIQTDHVTKEAEDDWTKKMNYTFLPAYAARYGCQLSRIRESWKQYLADRALKPQQLLRDGVHLNEHGEFLMAELVNQELVYRPDLPQDEWKGLVRDYAVGDDVKWEGDRLTLEFEGNRVVALAEPTGGGKCRVLLDGRRPSEFPELYYHARPTGTANIGWPAIKAIGHEKPLVLEEWTATCTGFNDAADEFRFSVVGSVTGPDGEGTAKERFVSKSGRIVIQPDDWVFAYDRKVSNKPTPDGFKVRWRVLPLFRDEFEAPTLGDYLGQELPTTLAQGLPNTRHKLELVGKAALKAIRIYKPPIRAQAEP
- a CDS encoding Gfo/Idh/MocA family oxidoreductase encodes the protein MIRCALISGKGMGILHGKNFHGLPDSKVVAVCDMDPKLLETAKAEFKAPGFASIEELLAGAEFELALLITNETRRIPPLRQLLAAGKHVFTEKPLCGMEGQYRVREHDACIAAAAIKEWKASKLQFGINYNYRFFRHFQRLHNEAVEGRFGTLRLVRARAHFNCWSHVIDQILWTMGRPEWVSVSGNPSEPGGWTRFIRMQWANGVIGELDGSNLWGYDDHPLRIQICGDTAYGEARGLDGWYRRCKGSSWPTAVEETWEVEPGVQEYKESFGRMAAAVIEAMKAGQPFPADGDAAWNELLFEAAVHRSALHDGARVRLADVEKACMAEGC
- a CDS encoding M60 family metallopeptidase, coding for MLAGLRLAGAEPADLEALLKGVTEIVAPGAAVGPVAVFGDKAFPVMTGRNGKARLPVLAAARWGKGRVVLAGHEGLYGTTQRPDQRQLIVNTATWLAGDRPKPIRVLVVDHRQVAPVLKEAGFEVSVLGVGQLADSLPKADVLFVSGNQFTAPDRGPLRDAVAAFIEGGGGYFDGIPGWGWQQLNPRLSLPNDHGGNRLTAQMGLVIADGIVGNTGKEGFLADRSGLDLTHAGRALAALERQANDGPKLSKDDLAQVGATLTSACAAVPDGDTLLLPKLHALIAKQGEAAVPMPKQPLGLDNPIGRIACVLQNAEMRRTPAEKLKAHPAAAGFPGPVPPEARRVERTVTVDTAVPDWASTGLYAAPGEALEVTLPPEAAKAGLGLRIGAHTDHIWGHDRWSRFPEISYATALTAPTTRFGNPFGGIVYITVPRGCKLGRIEVRIKGAVEMPYFVQGETPLHLWRTEIRKRPAPFAELATRKIILIIPASVVRGLDDPEALMNVWDAGLDAIADLAAMPRDRERPERICSDQQISAGYMHSGYPIMTFLDVPPTMVDRDKLVKGGASTCWGFWHELGHNHQSGHWTFGGTGETTVNLFSLYCCERVSNEPVAKNSWLNPPQRNKTVAKYFADGAKFEDWCRDPALSLMFYAQLQQAFGWGAYQRVFAGYRAARSGDLPHNDDQKRDQFLVRFSREVGRDLGPFFTAWGIPTSEAARKSLAGLPVWLPPDFKSGIPFTLDP
- a CDS encoding type II toxin-antitoxin system VapB family antitoxin produces the protein MATNLAIDDALLDKAKRVGGFRTKKETVTTALEELIERREQRKIIKHLGTFEFRSDWDYKQDRRGREHRH
- a CDS encoding glycosyl hydrolase family 28-related protein, encoding MVRAALSCLGLALAASSCMPVQLAATDEEFAGPFPSWADARRDYGAVGDGQADDTAALQKALDDLRKEDATRKVLWLPAGTYRITRTLELLRAKHHESTGISILGEDPRTTTIRWDGAPAGVMFLANPWYARIGRLTFDGAGRALTALRHGEAFTTFNELSDLAFRDVAFGIEAGMKNGIAETAVYRCKFLRCSKAGISIQNFNSLDWWIWNCEFSDCAVGVTNRYGAGHFHVYDSVFLRSAEADMSIGNTQYFSVRNNTSVGSKAFFVAGPQGAGAQITFQGNTTDSPITIGNRGPVLLLDNVFLLDAGPAVKLAEHTHAASVGNTFLHNDAVRHGARFRALDDRVTRREKVPPGFLDLPEPLSRKARPVIEVAAGADAAAIQRAIDEAARLLGQRPIVHLPAGKYRIEATLTVPARCDVQLVGDGVLTATRLEWAGKGEGPVVRLQGPSRATLRELSISGGKEADGLVVAGCDQQGGRVFLEQVLASSSEVGLLVEGLGRTNVVARDFGHGSNKGVGVKVVGTGQPPVEGGKVLIFSGASSNNGLSYDVSKHGWLLVRDMWYESGNEPRFMRCTDAGTFTLHNAVVAHNRKKVAPGIEVEGFRGRLAFLGCCFTGEPATLPAIVLKGDGKETQFLALGAHGNGEYYANESAGARAARLLSVQYTPGGGAKEIDDAGEWDDAFLRDMLEQTRSHHPEPLARTPLGATDARLFRLTVSGRTAVVVKSALK